The following coding sequences are from one Saprospiraceae bacterium window:
- a CDS encoding glycosyltransferase family 39 protein yields the protein MKNQLLNALSPFWLISLSIVFGLTLPILIQDAMFQDAMLYSSVSHNLSMGIGTFWFLQYSTLNLEGIPSFHEQPPLVFGIQSIFYKLLGHSYYVERFYTLLMIVFHILLINYLWKTILKNKVEYKSFGWLPVFLWIIIPVCFWSFRNNMIENTVSVFTLISVILSYKSIQLKEPNYLAWFGSGFFIFLASFSKGIPGFFPITFPFIYWLVIRDISFKKCIYYSLILIAVPAIIYVILLYFPESRRSLMIYFYERLIKRVNHMPTANYRLEILWRLFTELIPILIIVTITIFASGKNKLRDYLSENRKLAVLFFCIGMSGSVPLTLTMVQKGWYMVPSFPYFALSFALLIVPFIYKPISKWSMQSYNYKTFVFVSILLFVSVLVFSGMQKGKISREQDIVSDVYKVGSVVPRFSTITVPLEMYDQYDFILQGFLVRYFNISISPYRQYRYYLKEKDINSEVPNIYRKVDMDLINYDLFVQDSVPR from the coding sequence GTGAAAAATCAATTATTGAATGCTCTGAGTCCATTCTGGCTCATTTCTTTGAGTATTGTATTTGGACTTACTCTTCCAATATTGATTCAGGATGCAATGTTTCAGGATGCAATGTTATATAGTAGCGTTTCTCACAATTTAAGTATGGGTATCGGCACGTTCTGGTTTCTTCAATACAGTACCTTAAATCTAGAAGGTATTCCTTCATTTCATGAGCAACCACCATTAGTTTTTGGTATTCAGTCCATTTTCTATAAACTATTGGGACACAGTTATTATGTGGAGCGATTTTATACATTATTAATGATTGTTTTTCATATATTGCTTATTAACTACTTGTGGAAAACCATCCTTAAGAACAAAGTCGAATACAAATCCTTTGGTTGGTTACCCGTTTTTTTATGGATTATAATTCCGGTTTGTTTTTGGTCATTCAGGAACAATATGATTGAGAATACAGTAAGTGTATTTACGCTCATCTCTGTTATTTTAAGTTATAAGAGTATTCAGTTGAAAGAGCCCAATTACCTTGCGTGGTTCGGTTCCGGGTTTTTTATCTTTTTGGCGTCATTCAGTAAAGGTATCCCCGGTTTTTTCCCAATTACATTTCCTTTTATTTACTGGTTGGTTATTCGAGATATCAGTTTTAAGAAATGTATTTATTATTCCTTGATATTGATCGCTGTACCTGCTATTATATATGTAATTTTATTATATTTTCCGGAAAGCAGAAGAAGTTTGATGATTTACTTTTATGAGCGACTTATAAAAAGGGTAAATCATATGCCCACTGCCAATTATCGATTGGAAATTCTTTGGAGATTGTTTACAGAATTGATCCCTATATTAATTATAGTTACGATTACAATTTTTGCCAGTGGTAAAAATAAGCTGAGGGATTATTTAAGTGAAAATAGGAAACTGGCAGTTTTGTTTTTTTGTATTGGAATGTCAGGTTCAGTTCCATTGACACTAACAATGGTGCAAAAAGGGTGGTACATGGTACCAAGTTTTCCATATTTTGCTTTATCATTTGCTCTTTTAATTGTACCATTTATCTATAAACCTATCAGCAAATGGAGCATGCAATCATACAACTACAAAACTTTTGTGTTCGTGTCTATATTATTGTTTGTGTCTGTACTGGTATTTTCTGGAATGCAGAAAGGTAAAATTAGCAGGGAGCAGGATATTGTTAGTGATGTGTATAAAGTTGGAAGTGTAGTGCCTAGATTTTCTACAATTACTGTACCCTTGGAAATGTATGATCAGTATGATTTTATTTTGCAAGGATTTTTAGTCAGATATTTTAATATTAGTATCAGTCCTTACCGGCAATATCGATATTACCTTAAAGAGAAAGATATAAATTCTGAAGTTCCAAATATTTATAGAAAAGTTGATATGGACTTAATTAATTATGATTTATTTGTTCAAGATAGCGTACCAAGGTAG
- a CDS encoding multicopper oxidase domain-containing protein: protein MQFIYKDYQGNVSKKMLLLKLMILFLWQFGFSQRIVHYDLYVKDTIVEYAAKEKRAIAVNGQIPMPTLEFTEGDTAEIVLHNLLKESTSLHWHGLFLPNKEDGVPYLTQMPIRSGETRTYRFPIIQNGTHWYHSHSGLQEQIGMYGSFIIHKKAGDKTFRVGIDDLPSIPIIISEWTNLNPKNVNRMLHNASDWFAIKKGSTQSYSEAITAGYLRTKLTNEWKRMLAMDVSDIYYDRILLNGSQSSAFTAVGKKALKGGDKIRLRISNAGASSYFWLRYAGGKMTVVASDGNDVEPVDVDRLIIAVSETYDIVVTIPENTKSYMFMATTEDRTQSASFFLGNGIKQILPEMPHLKYFEGMKMMNDMMEMDGDLDDMGMNMSLNQMDMNVVMYPEMSNETMQENEHQHHPMDLGDDHKSGDSIISKNIVTLNYAMLKSPNASSLPNDAPILQIKFTLTGNMNRYVWSIDNRVLSESDKILVKKGEILRIILYNNSMMRHPMHLHGNDFRLLNKHGEYAPMKNIIDIMPMETDTIEFLANTDGDWFFHCHILYHMMAGMNRVFAVGNYQNPYLPNREKAYKLLQRESNMPHFMVKNDFATNGNDGELMLMNARYSLTMDWRLGYHSKHGYEIETHLGRYIGKMQWLMPFIGLDWRYRNDGNKQDEKTPFNQSNKKDKRTAFSLGVMYTLPMLLNAQAEIYHDGIVRLSMVREDIPLSKRLRAGFMVNTDLEYMLDLNYVLARNFSIRTHYDSDMGIGIGLTVSY from the coding sequence ATGCAATTTATTTACAAGGATTACCAAGGCAATGTTTCAAAAAAAATGTTGCTGTTGAAGTTAATGATCCTTTTTCTTTGGCAATTCGGTTTTTCCCAAAGAATAGTTCATTACGATTTATATGTAAAAGACACGATCGTTGAATACGCAGCTAAGGAAAAGAGAGCTATTGCAGTAAACGGTCAGATACCAATGCCGACCCTGGAATTTACAGAAGGAGATACAGCTGAGATTGTGTTGCACAATCTTTTGAAGGAAAGCACCTCTCTACATTGGCACGGTTTATTTCTACCCAATAAAGAAGACGGGGTTCCATATTTGACTCAGATGCCAATTAGATCAGGGGAGACCCGAACTTACCGTTTTCCGATTATCCAGAACGGGACACACTGGTATCACTCCCATTCAGGACTTCAGGAACAGATTGGTATGTACGGGAGCTTCATTATCCACAAAAAGGCTGGCGATAAAACTTTCAGAGTAGGAATCGATGATTTACCATCTATTCCGATAATTATAAGTGAATGGACAAATCTGAACCCAAAAAATGTAAACCGAATGCTCCATAATGCCAGTGACTGGTTTGCTATAAAAAAAGGATCGACGCAGAGCTACTCAGAAGCAATAACTGCAGGGTATTTAAGAACAAAACTCACAAATGAATGGAAGCGGATGTTGGCTATGGATGTGAGCGATATTTATTATGATCGCATTCTATTGAATGGTAGTCAATCTTCTGCATTCACTGCGGTCGGCAAAAAAGCATTGAAGGGAGGTGACAAAATTCGCTTGCGAATATCCAACGCCGGGGCATCATCTTATTTTTGGCTTCGCTATGCTGGAGGTAAAATGACGGTAGTGGCGAGTGATGGGAATGATGTAGAGCCGGTAGATGTGGATAGACTTATTATTGCCGTATCCGAAACTTATGATATTGTAGTTACTATCCCGGAGAATACTAAATCCTATATGTTTATGGCAACCACTGAAGACCGAACTCAATCCGCCAGTTTTTTCTTAGGGAATGGAATTAAGCAAATTTTACCTGAGATGCCCCACCTGAAATATTTTGAAGGAATGAAGATGATGAATGATATGATGGAGATGGATGGTGATTTAGATGATATGGGTATGAATATGAGTCTTAATCAAATGGATATGAATGTCGTCATGTATCCTGAAATGAGCAATGAAACAATGCAGGAAAATGAGCATCAACATCATCCTATGGACCTGGGTGATGATCACAAAAGTGGCGATTCCATTATCTCAAAAAATATTGTGACATTGAACTACGCCATGCTGAAATCTCCAAACGCCAGCTCATTGCCAAATGATGCACCGATTCTACAGATCAAGTTTACACTCACTGGCAATATGAATCGTTATGTATGGAGTATTGATAATCGTGTACTTTCGGAGAGCGATAAAATACTGGTAAAGAAAGGAGAAATATTGAGAATAATCCTTTACAACAATTCGATGATGAGACATCCGATGCACTTGCATGGAAATGATTTTAGATTGTTGAACAAACATGGAGAATATGCTCCAATGAAAAACATCATTGACATTATGCCAATGGAAACGGATACCATAGAATTTTTGGCAAATACTGATGGTGACTGGTTTTTTCACTGCCACATACTTTATCACATGATGGCAGGAATGAACAGAGTGTTTGCAGTGGGTAACTACCAAAACCCTTATTTGCCCAACAGAGAGAAAGCGTACAAACTTTTGCAAAGAGAGAGTAATATGCCTCATTTCATGGTGAAAAATGACTTTGCAACGAATGGAAACGATGGAGAATTGATGTTAATGAATGCTAGATATAGCTTAACTATGGATTGGCGCTTGGGTTACCACAGTAAACACGGTTATGAAATTGAAACTCATTTGGGCAGATATATTGGGAAGATGCAATGGTTGATGCCATTTATAGGATTAGATTGGCGATATAGAAATGATGGAAATAAACAAGACGAGAAAACTCCATTTAATCAATCAAATAAGAAGGATAAAAGGACAGCATTTAGTTTGGGAGTGATGTACACATTACCTATGTTATTAAATGCTCAGGCTGAAATTTATCATGATGGTATTGTACGGCTATCTATGGTGCGTGAAGATATTCCGCTTTCAAAAAGATTGAGAGCCGGGTTTATGGTAAACACCGACCTGGAGTATATGCTTGATCTGAACTATGTCTTAGCCAGGAATTTTAGCATCAGAACGCATTATGACAGCGATATGGGCATTGGTATTGGTCTGACGGTATCCTACTAA
- a CDS encoding DUF3347 domain-containing protein: MKKLIVTCAIFLAGYFAIFQNTNGFLYKYINIKNALVNSDAKEASTAIDVFYKAIQSEENFKQKNNLLKSTEKLNKAENIEKQRAAFNDVSTIMWKLVKESDKIDQSVYYQYCPMKKAYWLSFEKDIRNPYYGSSMLTCGKVAETSK, encoded by the coding sequence ATGAAAAAATTAATTGTAACTTGTGCAATATTCTTAGCTGGATACTTCGCAATATTCCAAAATACTAATGGTTTTTTATATAAGTATATCAATATAAAAAATGCATTAGTAAACAGTGACGCAAAGGAGGCAAGCACAGCCATCGATGTTTTTTATAAAGCGATTCAAAGTGAAGAAAATTTCAAGCAGAAGAATAACCTGCTCAAATCCACAGAAAAGTTGAATAAAGCAGAGAATATAGAAAAACAAAGGGCGGCTTTCAATGATGTGTCCACGATAATGTGGAAATTAGTGAAGGAGTCGGATAAAATAGATCAATCCGTTTATTATCAATACTGTCCTATGAAAAAAGCATATTGGTTAAGCTTTGAAAAAGACATCAGGAATCCTTATTACGGCTCTTCAATGCTTACCTGCGGAAAGGTAGCTGAGACTAGCAAGTAA